The following coding sequences lie in one Arachis stenosperma cultivar V10309 chromosome 5, arast.V10309.gnm1.PFL2, whole genome shotgun sequence genomic window:
- the LOC130982687 gene encoding arabinosyltransferase XEG113-like, with translation MGLVKTCEEVTHSRPLFLTIYTVVIVGLVVSTCYVFSAIYSANPSSPDSSSSTWFSLSSQPSSPVSDEGRGPTDQTLNFSKSETVHDVHPSTLETQKVLWKRPVFDVPPPPHPKKMPPLEDFRLTKELVQQRVKDNIVIVTFGNYAFMDFIMTWVRHLDDLGVSNYLVGAMDTKLLEALFWKGVPVFDMDSHMSTVDVGWGSPTFHKMGREKVILINSILPFGYELLMCDTDMVWLKNPLPYLARYPEADVLTSSDQVIPTVVDDSLEVWQEVGAAYNIGIFHWRPTKSAKTLALEWKELVLADEKIWDQTGFNDIVHRQLGPSVDEDSGLVYAYDGNLKLGILPASIFCSGHTYFIQAMYQQLRLEPYAVHTTFQFAGTEGKRHRLREAMFFRDPPEYYNPPGGFLSFKPSIPKSLLLSGNHTVGSHFTLVNYQIKQIRTALAIASILNRTLVMPPIWCRLDRLWFPHPGVLEGSMTRQPFLCPLDHVFEVNVMLKELPEEEFGPRIDIREYSLFDNPSLPPEVKRSWLDVQLCKEGSQDCNASDNTIGGVLKFPKHSNEEMYQKVFPSFKDVKVIQFSSMQDAFAGFTDKEREEKFRKRVKRYLGIWCCVLDHTPGHIYYDMYWDEKPGWTPLPPQTSADDHPPW, from the exons ATGGGGTTGGTTAAAACCTGCGAAGAAGTCACACATTCTCGGCCTCTGTTCTTGACGATCTACACAGTTGTCATCGTTGGCCTCGTCGTTTCCACATGCTACGTCTTCTCCGCTATTTACTCTGCCAACCCTTCTTCACCTGATTCCTCTTCCTCCACATGGTTCTCTTTGTCTTCTCAACCTTCCTCTCCCGTTTCAG ATGAGGGTCGTGGTCCTACAGATCAGACACTCAACTTTTCTAAGTCAGAAACTGTGCATGATGTGCACCCTTCAACCCTAGAAACACAAAAGGTATTATGGAAAAGACCTGTTTTCGATGTTCCACCACCGCCTCACCCTAAAAAGATGCCACCTTTGGAGGATTTCCGACTGACCAAAGAACTGGTTCAGCAAAGAGTGAAAGATAACATCGTAATAGTGACTTTTGGGAATTATGCATTCATGGACTTTATTATGACTTGGGTTAGACACCTGGATGATCTTGGAGTCTCTAATTATCTTGTCG GTGCAATGGACACCAAATTGTTGGAGGCACTGTTTTGGAAAGGGGTTCCAGTATTTGACATGGATAGCCATATGAGCACAGTGGATGTTGGCTGGGGTTCTCCCACATTTCATAAGATGGGGAGAGAGAAAGTTATTCTGATAAACTCAATACTTCCTTTTGGTTATGAACTATTGATGTGTGACACTGACATGGTTTGGTTGAAG AACCCCCTTCCGTATCTTGCTCGTTATCCTGAAGCAGATGTATTGACGTCTAGCGATCAAGTTATACCAACAGTTGTTGATGATAGTCTGGAAGTTTGGCAAGAAG TCGGTGCTGCCTACAACATTGGAATCTTTCATTGGAGACCAACAAAGTCTGCAAAAACATTGGCTTTGGAATGGAAAGAACTAGTTCTAGCTGATGAAAAGATATGGGATCAGACTGGTTTTAATGATATTGTTCACAGGCAGTTAGGACCTTCTGTAGATGAAGACAGTGGGCTTGTTTATGCTTATGATGGAAATCTAAAGCTGGGAATTTTACCGGCTAGTATCTTCTGTAGTGGCCACACATATTTTATCCAG GCTATGTATCAGCAACTCAGGCTGGAACCATATGCAGTGCACACAACATTTCAATTTGCAGGGACTGAAGGAAAGCGCCACCGACTGAGAGAAGCCATGTTCTTCCGTGATCCACCAGAATACTATAATCCTCCTG GAggattcttgtcatttaagccATCTATTCCAAAAAGCTTGTTGTTAAGTGGGAATCATACTGTTGGATCACATTTTACTCTTGTTAATTACCAA ATAAAACAGATTAGGACAGCTCTTGCTATTGCTTCCATTCTGAACAGAACACTG GTCATGCCTCCAATATGGTGCAGGCTTGATAGGCTATGGTTCCCCCATCCTGGCGTTTTAGAGGGGTCTATGACTAGACAACCTTTTCTCTGTCCTTTGGATCATGTATTTGAG GTGAATGTCATGTTGAAAGAACTCCCTGAGGAAGAGTTTGGCCCTCGAATAGATATTAGAGAGTACTCATTATTTGATAATCCCTCTCTGCCGCCTGAG GTTAAAAGATCATGGCTTGATGTTCAGCTCTGTAAAGAAGGCAGTCAAGACTGCAATGCATCAGATAATACCATTGGGGGAGTACTAAAATTTCCAAAGCATAGCAATGAAGAGATG TACCAGAAAGTGTTCCCGTCATTCAAGGATGTAAAAGTCATTCAGTTCAGTTCGATGCAAGATGCTTTCGCAGGATTCACCGACAAG GAAAGGGAAGAAAAATTCCGAAAACGCGTCAAACGGTATTTAGGCATATGGTGCTGTGTGTTAGATCACACCCCCGGTCACATTTATTATGACATGTACTGGGACGAGAAACCTGGATGGACGCCGCTCCCTCCTCAAACTTCTGCAGATGATCATCCACCTTGGTGA
- the LOC130979813 gene encoding pentatricopeptide repeat-containing protein At4g19220, mitochondrial translates to MRTWVAFPFQLLLKHITRWASQNLAFLPPRRSPSSNSFSSQNYHKGRFRNFKGQRDLILSNSRPLLSSFGHCFSTAIQLFEEMPQRSFHVNNVDFGLVLDYIRLSLKRPRTVTAYVAHCASLKIGALGHLPISTSLLTVYSKAGDFKSSRDLFGEIHDRDIIAWNAIVAACLENNCYSRAMEFLEEMNKAQIGFDSTTLLLMVSVSLHMKNFEHGQAIHCLSVKSGMLVDISLGNALTDMHAKCGDLSSAESLFEEMEYKDVVSWNSIMRGSLYNSDPEKSLYYFKRMTSAGETADCIGLSCAISASSRLGKLAFGQSVHGQGIKLGYRDRSHVSFSNSLISLYSQSGDISDAETVFREIAQKDVVSWNAMMEGFASNEKVNEVFDLLLEMQTTGSFQPDVVTFTTILPLCAELLLSKEGRTIHAFAIRRQMVPDHLPMLNSLIDMYSKFNLVEKARILFNSASQRDLVSWNVMISGYSQNSYSEEARDLFRELLNRVPNCSPSTVFAILSSCDSLDSLHFGRSIHCWKLKSGFLNNILLVNSLMHMYINCGDLKAGFSILQENSAVADIGSWNTLILGCVRGDHFQEALETFSLMRQLAAFNHDSITIVGVLSACANLGLLSQGKTLHGLTHKSPLQSDTRVQNSLITMYGRCEDIDSARVVFKFCSVPNLCSWNCMISALSHNKESREALEFFRDLRFKPNEFTIVSILSVCSQLGILRHGKQVHAHVFRSRIQCNSFIATALVDLYSNCGRLDIALKVFRHSEKSESAWNSTIAAYGYHGKGEQAIELFHEMCKSGTRVTKSTFVSLLSACSHSGLVNQGLWFYNRMLEEYGVKPEIEHQVYVVDMLGKSGRLDEAYEFTKGLESKATSGVWGTLLSACNYHGAIKLGKQVAQHLFEVDPQNVGYYISLSNMYVAAGSWKDATELREYVQDQGLKKAAGYSLIDVGLGQESA, encoded by the coding sequence ATGAGAACATGGGTagcttttccttttcaattgcTCCTAAAGCATATAACAAGATGGGCCTCTCAAAATTTAGCCTTTCTTCCACCAAGAAGATCACCATCATCCAATTCATTTTCTTCACAGAACTACCATAAGGGAAGGTTCAGAAATTTTAAGGGGCAAAGAGATCTTATTCTATCAAATTCTCGTCCTCTGTTGTCATCTTTTGGTCATTGTTTTTCTACTGCCATTCAACTGTTCGAGGAAATGCCACAAAGGAGCTTTCATGTCAATAATGTTGATTTTGGATTAGTTCTTGATTACATTAGATTGTCCCTCAAAAGACCAAGAACTGTGACTGCCTATGTTGCTCACTGTGCTTCCTTAAAAATAGGTGCTCTAGGTCACCTACCTATTTCAACATCTCTACTCACTGTTTATTCCAAGGCTGGAGATTTCAAATCTTCAAGAGATTTGTTTGGTGAGATTCATGACAGAGATATCATAGCTTGGAATGCTATTGTTGCAGCATGTCTTGAAAATAACTGCTATAGTAGAGCAATGGAATTCTTAGAGGAAATGAATAAGGCTCAAATTGGGTTTGATTCCACCACTCTATTGCTTATGGTATCAGTTTCACTCCACATGAAAAATTTTGAACATGGACAGGCAATTCATTGTTTGAGTGTAAAATCTGGGATGCTTGTGGATATCAGTTTAGGTAATGCTTTAACTGATATGCATGCAAAGTGCGGCGATCTAAGCTCCGCTGAGAGTCTATTTGAAGAGATGGAATATAAAGATGTTGTTTCATGGAATTCAATAATGAGAGGAAGTCTTTACAATAGTGATCCAGAGAAATCACTATATTACTTCAAAAGGATGACTAGTGCTGGAGAAACAGCCGATTGCATTGGTCTATCTTGTGCTATTTCGGCTTCTTCAAGGTTGGGAAAGTTGGCTTTTGGCCAGTCCGTTCATGGGCAGGGAATCAAACTAGGTTACAGGGACAGATCACATGTTTCATTTTCTAACTCTCTCATTTCGTTGTATTCACAAAGTGGCGACATCAGCGATGCTGAGACAGTATTCAGGGAAATAGCACAGAAAGATGTCGTTTCCTGGAATGCAATGATGGAAGGATTTGCTTCAAATGAAAAAGTTAATGAAGTATTTGATCTTCTGCTTGAAATGCAAACAACAGGATCTTTCCAACCTGATGTTGTGACATTTACCACCATACTTCCACTATGTGCAGAGCTTCTGCTCTCCAAAGAAGGAAGAACTATCCATGCATTCGCAATTCGACGACAGATGGTACCTGATCATCTTCCTATGCTGAACAGCCTGATAGACATGTACTCAAAGTTCAACCTTGTGGAGAAAGCCAGGATCTTGTTCAATTCTGCCTCACAGAGAGATTTGGTATCATGGAATGTAATGATATCTGGCTATTCCCAAAACAGTTATTCTGAGGAAGCTCGAGATTTGTTCAGGGAGTTGCTAAACCGGGTTCCAAATTGCAGTCCTTCAACTGTTTTTGCTATTCTTTCTTCCTGTGATTCCCTTGATAGTCTCCACTTTGGAAGATCAATTCACTGCTGGAAGTTAAAATCTGGATTTTTGAACAACATTCTTCTTGTAAATTCTCTCATGCACATGTATATCAATTGTGGTGACCTGAAAGCTGGTTTCTCAATTTTGCAAGAGAACTCTGCAGTTGCAGATATCGGTTCATGGAACACTCTTATTTTAGGTTGTGTAAGAGGTGACCATTTTCAAGAGGCTTTAGAAACTTTCAGTTTGATGAGGCAATTAGCTGCTTTCAACCATGACTCCATAACCATTGTGGGTGTCTTGTCAGCTTGTGCAAACCTAGGACTACTCAGCCAAGGAAAAACTCTCCATGGTCTTACCCACAAATCTCCTTTGCAGTCAGATACACGTGTTCAAAACTCGCTAATTACCATGTATGGCAGATGCGAGGACATCGACAGTGCCAGAGTAGTCTTCAAATTCTGCTCTGTTCCCAACCTATGCTCATGGAACTGCATGATCTCAGCTCTATCTCATAATAAAGAAAGTAGAGAAGCATTGGAATTCTTTCGTGATCTTCGGTTCAAACCAAATGAATTCACCATTGTGAGTATTCTGTCAGTTTGTTCTCAACTTGGCATCCTAAGACATGGAAAACAAGTTCATGCTCATGTGTTCAGGTCCAGAATTCAATGTAATTCTTTCATAGCAACAGCTCTTGTAGACTTGTACAGCAACTGTGGAAGACTGGACATTGCTCTCAAAGTATTTAGACACTCAGAGAAGTCAGAATCAGCTTGGAACTCCACGATTGCTGCATATGGATATCATGGAAAAGGAGAGCAAGCAATTGAACTCTTCCATGAAATGTGCAAATCAGGAACAAGGGTGACAAAGAGCACTTTTGTTAGCCTATTATCTGCTTGCAGCCATTCAGGACTAGTTAACCAAGGTCTTTGGTTCTACAACCGGATGTTAGAGGAATACGGCGTGAAACCAGAGATTGAGCATCAAGTTTATGTGGTCGACATGCTAGGTAAATCAGGTAGGCTTGATGAGGCTTATGAGTTTACAAAAGGCTTGGAATCAAAGGCCACTTCAGGTGTATGGGGAACACTTCTAAGTGCATGCAACTATCATGGAGCAATCAAGTTGGGGAAACAAGTAGCTCAACATCTCTTTGAAGTGGATCCTCAGAATGTTGGATATTACATATCATTGTCAAATATGTATGTTGCTGCAGGAAGCTGGAAAGATGCCACTGAATTGAGAGAGTATGTACAGGACCAAGGATTAAAAAAGGCTGCAGGCTATAGCCTTATTGATGTTGGCTTGGGACAGGAGAGTGCTTAa
- the LOC130979814 gene encoding F-box/kelch-repeat protein At3g23880-like: protein MQMEAEDPTAAVLLCEVVVMEILSWLPAKPLTRLKLVCKSWNSIISHPHFVKLHLHRSPKIAILLFTPLDEENKWGLVFSSVESFIQNPSSTLDAQENRYSLHVNDWVVGYISENSPCLRVNMLNALGFGYDESSGSYKVLAIIWDSSGTLITQVYSFGGSSWKRIKSFPAFPFSCQDNGYFIGGTLNWIALRNPHGADYDWYAVTLDMLMLVSFDLKSDTSKQIPLPKGIDEIPVKSQPWEFGEIACIFFMITTALILLHGK from the exons ATGCAGATGGAGGCTGAAGACCCAACAGCGGCGGTCCTCTTGTGTGAAGTGGTGGTGATGGAGATCCTCTCTTGGCTTCCTGCAAAGCCTCTGACGCGCCTGAAGCTTGTGTGCAAGTCATGGAACTCTATCATCTCCCACCCTCACTTCGTCAAACTTCACCTTCACCGTTCACCCAAAATTGCCATCCTCCTCTTTACGCCCCTCGACGAAGAAAATAAATGGGGCTTAGTGTTTAGTAGCGTTGAGTCTTTCATCCAGAATCCATCATCTACTCTTGATGCTCAAGAGAATCGCTACTCTCTACACGTAAACGACTGGGTTGTGG GGTATATTTCAGAGAACTCGCCGTGCTTACGTGTCAATATGCTCAATGCTCTTGGATTTGGGTATGATGAGTCAAGTGGCAGTTACAAGGTACTGGCTATCATTTGGGATTCTTCTGGAACACTGATTACGCAAGTTTATAGCTTTGGTGGCAGTTCATGGAAGAGGATCAAGAGTTTTCCTGCTTTTCCGTTTTCTTGTCAAGATAATGGCTACTTCATCGGTGGCACTCTTAATTGGATAGCTCTCCGTAACCCGCATGGAGCTGATTATGATTGGTATGCTGTTACACTTGATATGTTAATGCTTGTTTCTTTTGACCTGAAATCTGATACAAGTAAACAGATTCCGCTTCCAAAGGGTATCGATGAGATCCCGGTCAAGAGCCAACCCTGGGAGTTTGGGGAAATAGCCTGTATCTTCTTCATGATTACAACAGCACTCATTTTATTGCATGGCAAATGA